A single window of uncultured Pseudodesulfovibrio sp. DNA harbors:
- a CDS encoding ABC transporter permease, whose translation METFGLTLAAILVAGAPLVLATLGETLTEKAGIINLSLDGSILLSAMAAFVVSVTFDNPWLGLLAGMAVGAAIAGILGVVGIYLGQSQLAVGFILTLLCRDLAYFLGHNYSRQPGPDLGLWSIPGIGNIPVIGPIFSTQSPVVYLGLIAIFVCWWWMYRTEGGMRLRAVGESPRAAFGRGIRVRLVRLYYCLAGGALVGMAGAAYSLAVKPGWGRPQGCEGAGWIALAIVIFGGWHPVRAALGAFFFAGLQVSGIYLQEVFPSIPAPVFQVAPFPMMILTLLAVNLGRMGWMQDIVRRHPFLKTFSKGWSIEAPAALGQDFDPKKGL comes from the coding sequence ATGGAAACTTTCGGACTGACTCTTGCCGCAATTCTGGTGGCTGGCGCACCGCTTGTTCTTGCAACACTCGGTGAAACGCTCACAGAAAAAGCCGGTATCATCAACCTGTCACTGGACGGTTCCATTCTCCTGTCCGCCATGGCCGCCTTCGTCGTATCCGTAACGTTCGACAACCCTTGGCTTGGCTTGTTGGCAGGCATGGCCGTAGGTGCTGCCATTGCAGGCATCCTCGGTGTCGTCGGCATCTATCTCGGTCAATCACAGCTTGCCGTCGGATTCATCCTGACCCTACTCTGTCGCGATCTGGCATACTTCCTCGGACATAATTACTCCCGCCAACCCGGACCGGATCTCGGTTTGTGGTCTATTCCCGGCATAGGCAACATCCCGGTAATCGGACCGATATTCAGCACCCAATCCCCAGTGGTGTACCTTGGCTTAATAGCAATTTTCGTCTGCTGGTGGTGGATGTATCGAACCGAAGGCGGCATGCGTCTTCGGGCTGTCGGAGAATCTCCGCGTGCAGCTTTCGGACGCGGCATTCGTGTACGTCTTGTCAGACTCTATTATTGTCTGGCAGGCGGTGCACTTGTCGGCATGGCCGGCGCGGCATACTCCTTGGCTGTCAAACCAGGATGGGGGCGTCCCCAAGGTTGTGAAGGTGCAGGCTGGATTGCTCTTGCCATCGTTATCTTTGGCGGTTGGCACCCCGTAAGGGCCGCGCTGGGCGCGTTCTTCTTCGCAGGATTGCAGGTGTCCGGTATCTATTTACAGGAAGTATTCCCGTCCATTCCGGCCCCGGTATTTCAGGTTGCCCCGTTCCCCATGATGATCCTCACGCTACTGGCCGTAAACCTCGGTCGCATGGGATGGATGCAGGACATCGTCCGCCGTCATCCGTTCCTCAAAACCTTTTCCAAAGGCTGGTCCATAGAAGCTCCTGCCGCTTTGGGACAAGATTTTGACCCCAAAAAGGGTTTGTAG
- a CDS encoding response regulator — MSTATQPTVLIVDDNRLNIDLLVDILEDDYKLLVALNGITALELIQDSLPDIVLLDIMMPEMDGYEVCKRLKSDDRTSKIPIIFITAKTQTEDEANGLALGAVDYITKPVNPAIVQARIKTHLALYNQNRELEDKVLQRTKELNLSKEKADEASKAKSAFLANISHELRTPLNHIMGLSSLLLEMDEDPEHLELLGPINEGAVHLTDLFDQLLNLTTLESDTVDITFKTFEIRKALSQQTTIFSSYAKKKNLEFESTIHTDVPEIVHGAPVETVQALSNVLLNAFRYTEKGKISLDVRIDPNNYAGTASDRIMLRFTISDTGIGIPEDRLQSIFKSFEIGERVMTKRLSGSGVGLTISKYLIEKLGGLIEVESTEGEGSTFTISLPFTLIN; from the coding sequence ATGAGTACAGCAACCCAACCGACGGTCCTGATTGTCGATGATAATAGACTGAACATCGATCTACTGGTTGATATTCTCGAAGACGACTACAAACTCCTTGTCGCCCTCAACGGGATTACTGCGCTTGAACTCATTCAGGATTCCCTGCCGGACATCGTTCTTCTGGATATCATGATGCCGGAAATGGACGGCTATGAAGTCTGCAAACGGCTCAAAAGTGATGACCGCACTTCCAAAATTCCTATCATCTTCATTACAGCCAAAACACAGACGGAAGACGAAGCCAACGGGTTGGCTCTTGGAGCCGTCGACTATATCACTAAACCGGTAAATCCAGCCATTGTTCAAGCCAGAATCAAGACACACCTCGCGTTATATAATCAGAACCGGGAACTTGAAGACAAGGTTCTCCAACGCACCAAAGAACTGAACCTCAGCAAAGAAAAAGCGGACGAAGCGAGCAAGGCTAAATCCGCATTTCTGGCAAACATCAGCCATGAGTTGCGTACACCACTTAACCATATCATGGGATTATCCAGTCTCCTGCTGGAAATGGATGAAGACCCGGAACATCTGGAACTGCTCGGCCCTATCAACGAAGGAGCAGTCCATTTAACTGACCTCTTCGACCAACTTCTGAATCTGACCACCCTGGAATCAGATACTGTTGACATCACCTTCAAGACATTCGAAATTCGAAAAGCTCTTTCACAGCAAACCACCATCTTTTCCTCATACGCCAAAAAAAAGAACCTTGAATTTGAATCCACAATTCATACGGATGTACCAGAAATCGTTCACGGCGCCCCAGTTGAAACCGTTCAGGCTCTCAGCAACGTCCTGCTTAATGCTTTCCGATACACGGAAAAAGGCAAAATTTCTTTAGATGTTCGCATTGACCCGAACAACTACGCCGGAACAGCATCGGATAGAATCATGCTTAGGTTCACAATTTCAGATACAGGAATCGGCATTCCTGAGGATCGATTACAAAGTATTTTCAAATCCTTTGAAATTGGCGAACGTGTCATGACAAAACGACTCAGTGGTTCCGGGGTCGGCCTGACCATCTCCAAATATCTCATTGAAAAATTGGGCGGATTAATTGAGGTCGAAAGCACCGAAGGAGAAGGAAGTACCTTCACTATTTCCCTCCCGTTCACGCTCATAAATTGA
- a CDS encoding cache domain-containing protein, with the protein MIRNMKIRNKMFVAYACAFLLIFSVVGVVIYALVTKIIQESIESELSRTTEMIQNMVHTTADISIKNYMRAVAEKNLEEAEQLYRQVRRGRITEEEAKQRARESFLSQTIGMTGRIYCLDSDGIMVVHHKHSLLDVDLSSLAFVKEQIRRKNGYIEYDWKEPFEKQGRPKAVFMAYFEPWDWIISVSSYRDEFIQLINVEDLNKRLFSLGFGKSGYPFVLDYDGNMLLHPHLEGKHYEEYGDSKLSDIARRIVEEKRGHFDYLWRNPGDTELKEKVVYFMDIPEMGWVVASSSYYEDFQAPLDTIKLIFIGALLAALLLMVPISMGIGSLITRPLGELQTDLARAANGDFSVRMRQFSNDELGIMVEYFNTFMEKLEEYSSSREKEIAVRKDAEQKLIAMDRAKTLFLASASHELRTPLTSILGFLKLMEKSFQKQFRPHIATLENGELQADKFSRNLSIVRIEAERLGRLVNDLLDMSKIETGKMEWRDQNGTVRDILVRAAESVAGRAEATPKVDFIVRTPTSDAVVNVDADRLHQVLINLLDNAFKYTESGSVTLSAVEIEGFSHFSVCDTGRGVSEDDQEKIFDIFYQAHDVNKRSSQVFGTGLGLAICRQIVEHYGGKLMMKPAENGGSCFVFTIPLSDKEIV; encoded by the coding sequence ATGATTCGAAATATGAAGATTCGCAATAAGATGTTTGTAGCGTATGCCTGCGCCTTTTTACTTATTTTCAGTGTCGTTGGGGTTGTTATTTATGCTTTGGTAACCAAGATTATTCAGGAGTCCATTGAGAGCGAATTGAGTCGGACTACCGAGATGATCCAGAACATGGTGCATACAACAGCTGATATCTCCATCAAAAATTATATGCGGGCGGTGGCCGAAAAGAATCTCGAAGAGGCTGAGCAGCTTTATCGTCAGGTACGTCGTGGGAGGATAACCGAGGAAGAAGCAAAGCAACGTGCTCGAGAAAGTTTTTTGAGTCAGACAATTGGCATGACCGGTCGAATCTACTGCCTCGATAGTGATGGTATCATGGTCGTTCATCACAAGCACAGTCTTCTTGACGTGGATTTGTCGAGTCTTGCTTTTGTCAAAGAACAGATACGTCGCAAAAATGGATATATTGAATATGACTGGAAGGAACCTTTTGAAAAGCAGGGGAGACCTAAAGCTGTTTTTATGGCCTATTTCGAGCCGTGGGACTGGATTATCTCTGTGTCGAGTTATCGGGATGAGTTTATTCAGCTGATTAATGTTGAAGATTTGAATAAAAGGTTGTTTTCGTTAGGTTTTGGTAAGTCTGGGTACCCTTTTGTCCTTGATTATGACGGGAATATGCTTCTGCACCCTCATTTGGAAGGGAAGCATTATGAGGAATACGGGGACTCAAAGTTGAGCGACATAGCCCGTCGCATAGTCGAAGAAAAAAGAGGCCATTTCGACTATTTGTGGAGAAATCCGGGGGATACAGAACTCAAGGAAAAGGTTGTGTATTTTATGGATATTCCAGAGATGGGCTGGGTTGTGGCTTCGTCGAGTTACTATGAGGATTTTCAGGCTCCGCTTGATACCATCAAATTAATATTCATCGGTGCGCTGTTGGCGGCCCTGTTGCTCATGGTGCCTATTTCCATGGGTATCGGTTCGTTAATTACCCGCCCCCTGGGTGAATTACAGACTGATTTGGCTCGAGCGGCTAACGGTGATTTTTCCGTGCGTATGCGTCAATTCTCCAATGACGAGCTTGGGATTATGGTTGAGTATTTTAATACTTTTATGGAAAAACTCGAAGAGTATAGCAGTTCCCGGGAGAAAGAAATTGCTGTTCGAAAAGATGCAGAACAGAAACTCATCGCCATGGATAGGGCCAAGACATTATTCTTGGCCTCAGCCTCTCATGAATTGAGGACACCTCTGACATCGATACTTGGTTTTCTTAAGCTTATGGAAAAGAGTTTTCAGAAACAGTTTCGTCCTCATATTGCAACATTGGAGAATGGGGAATTGCAGGCAGATAAATTTTCCAGAAATTTGTCTATCGTTCGCATTGAAGCAGAGCGACTCGGGCGACTCGTCAATGATTTGCTTGATATGAGTAAGATAGAAACCGGAAAGATGGAGTGGCGCGATCAGAACGGGACAGTTCGGGATATCCTTGTCCGTGCGGCAGAGTCGGTCGCTGGAAGGGCAGAGGCAACTCCGAAAGTGGATTTTATTGTCAGAACCCCTACGAGTGATGCGGTTGTGAACGTGGATGCCGACCGGCTTCATCAGGTTTTGATCAATCTTCTTGATAATGCCTTTAAGTATACCGAGTCGGGCAGTGTGACTTTGTCTGCTGTCGAGATCGAAGGCTTTAGTCATTTTTCCGTGTGCGACACTGGGCGAGGCGTTTCTGAAGATGATCAGGAAAAGATCTTTGATATTTTTTATCAGGCGCACGATGTAAATAAGCGCTCAAGCCAAGTTTTCGGAACTGGCCTCGGATTGGCTATTTGTCGGCAGATAGTGGAGCACTATGGCGGAAAGTTGATGATGAAGCCCGCTGAGAATGGCGGGAGTTGTTTCGTTTTTACAATACCTCTTTCAGACAAAGAGATTGTGTAA
- the torT gene encoding TMAO reductase system periplasmic protein TorT has product MQCVLKRLNTVVLVFIVIASVLFGMFASTPSVANDEEVPWWPIQVKSFYGSYDVKFKEAGRAAKSLDRPKLEEWLPPAAAKFPYVIGVCLPHFKDHYWTAVSYGILDEAKRLGVSIKLMEAGGYGELERQQSQVRQFVQERVDGIILGAISYTGNDSDVRHARNAGVPVVEVVNDVHSADVSAKALVSFYEMGYFAGEYVAEHAENAGLDAVSVVFFPGPQNSGWAPETLAGFEDALEYYPGKVDVLDVCYGDTDRDVQRALIEASLKNVGPAHYLVGNAVAAAVASEVLARTKTGQETTVVGTYLTQDLYDLILQGKVAGAPSDLMVFQGRMAVDMMIRLLNGEKAGQDFPFRSGPFIPMVTSDNIGNFPFQGLFGPRGFTPVFSLEKGR; this is encoded by the coding sequence ATGCAGTGTGTTTTGAAACGATTAAATACTGTGGTGCTTGTTTTTATTGTCATTGCGAGTGTCCTTTTTGGGATGTTTGCGAGCACTCCTTCTGTGGCAAATGATGAAGAAGTTCCATGGTGGCCTATTCAGGTTAAAAGCTTTTACGGCTCATATGACGTGAAATTCAAAGAGGCTGGACGAGCCGCGAAGAGTCTTGATCGTCCCAAACTTGAAGAATGGCTACCTCCTGCCGCAGCTAAATTCCCTTACGTCATAGGTGTTTGCCTTCCTCATTTTAAAGATCATTATTGGACTGCCGTAAGTTACGGCATTCTTGATGAAGCTAAAAGGCTCGGTGTTTCCATTAAACTGATGGAAGCCGGAGGGTATGGAGAGTTAGAGAGGCAGCAATCCCAAGTGCGGCAATTTGTCCAAGAGCGTGTCGATGGTATTATCTTGGGAGCGATCAGTTACACCGGGAATGATAGTGATGTTAGGCATGCTAGAAATGCTGGCGTGCCTGTTGTGGAGGTGGTCAACGATGTGCATTCGGCTGATGTCTCAGCCAAAGCTTTGGTCTCCTTTTATGAAATGGGTTATTTTGCTGGTGAGTATGTTGCTGAACATGCAGAGAACGCTGGGTTGGATGCTGTCTCAGTCGTTTTTTTTCCCGGCCCCCAAAATTCAGGATGGGCGCCTGAGACTTTGGCAGGCTTTGAGGATGCTTTGGAATACTATCCTGGCAAGGTGGATGTGTTGGACGTGTGTTATGGGGATACGGACAGAGATGTGCAACGTGCTTTGATCGAAGCGAGTCTCAAAAACGTCGGTCCTGCTCACTATCTTGTTGGTAACGCCGTGGCAGCCGCAGTAGCTTCTGAGGTCCTTGCACGAACAAAAACGGGACAAGAGACGACTGTCGTCGGGACATATTTGACTCAGGATTTGTATGACCTGATTCTTCAAGGGAAAGTGGCGGGTGCTCCTTCAGATCTGATGGTGTTTCAGGGGCGTATGGCCGTGGATATGATGATTCGTTTGCTCAACGGTGAGAAAGCTGGTCAAGATTTTCCATTTCGGTCCGGTCCGTTTATCCCCATGGTGACGTCGGACAATATCGGGAATTTCCCTTTTCAAGGATTGTTCGGCCCGCGAGGTTTTACCCCCGTTTTTTCTTTGGAAAAAGGGCGGTGA